The following coding sequences lie in one Desulfurispira natronophila genomic window:
- a CDS encoding sodium:solute symporter family protein — protein MELQLMIYLFVGASFALYIGIAIWAKAGATKDFYVAGGGVHPVMNGMATAADWMSAASFISMAGLIAFLGYDGSMYLMGWTGGYVLLAMLLAPYLRKFGKFTVPDFVGDRYYSDSARVVAAICTIFISFTYVAGQMRGVGIVFSRFLQVDVNTGVVIGMVIVFIYAVLGGMKGITYTQVAQYCVLITAYLVPAIFLSIMTTGHFLPQTGMGATVIDPATGQDTGVYILDRLDGMLTELGFTAYTDGQKTKIDLFFITAALMAGTAGLPHVIVRFFTVPRVHDARISAGWALFFIALLYTTAPAVGVFARTNIVEAVHQQNYEEMPQWFYTWENTGLIQVQNPTPDAEGNIIMTLEDGAPENFVSIDRDIMVLANPEIAQLPNWVIALVAAGGMAAALSTAAGLLLVISSSVAHDVLAKVVLKGKMSDKAELLAARLAAAVAICIAGLLGIYPPGFVAQVVAFAFGLAAASFFPVIIMGVFSKRMNKEGAIAGMSVGLTFTFIYIVYTRFINQDPEIWWFGISPEGIGTLGMILNMVVAFTVSRMTSPPPAHIQELIEDIRIPKGAGGATHH, from the coding sequence ATGGAATTGCAATTAATGATATACCTGTTTGTGGGGGCTTCCTTCGCACTCTACATCGGTATTGCCATTTGGGCGAAAGCCGGGGCAACAAAAGACTTTTACGTAGCAGGCGGGGGCGTACACCCGGTCATGAATGGTATGGCAACAGCCGCTGACTGGATGTCGGCAGCTTCCTTTATCTCCATGGCAGGCCTCATTGCCTTCCTGGGTTACGACGGCTCCATGTACCTCATGGGCTGGACAGGCGGTTACGTACTGCTGGCCATGCTGCTCGCTCCCTATCTGCGCAAGTTTGGTAAGTTTACTGTTCCTGACTTTGTCGGTGATCGCTACTACTCAGATTCGGCACGGGTTGTTGCCGCTATCTGTACCATCTTTATCTCCTTTACCTATGTTGCCGGCCAGATGCGCGGTGTTGGTATCGTCTTTTCCCGCTTCCTGCAGGTTGACGTTAATACCGGTGTTGTTATCGGTATGGTTATCGTCTTTATCTACGCCGTTCTCGGTGGCATGAAAGGGATCACCTACACCCAGGTTGCCCAGTACTGTGTACTGATTACTGCTTACCTGGTTCCCGCTATCTTCCTTTCCATCATGACCACCGGCCACTTCCTGCCCCAGACGGGTATGGGCGCCACGGTTATTGACCCGGCCACTGGTCAGGATACCGGCGTTTACATCCTCGATCGTCTGGACGGCATGCTGACCGAACTCGGCTTCACCGCCTATACAGACGGTCAGAAAACTAAAATTGACCTCTTCTTTATTACCGCCGCCCTGATGGCTGGTACTGCGGGCCTGCCTCACGTAATTGTGCGGTTCTTCACCGTACCTCGCGTACATGATGCCCGCATCTCTGCCGGCTGGGCCCTGTTCTTCATCGCTCTGCTCTACACCACTGCTCCTGCGGTTGGCGTTTTCGCCCGCACCAACATCGTTGAGGCGGTACACCAGCAAAACTATGAAGAAATGCCTCAGTGGTTCTACACCTGGGAGAATACGGGACTGATACAGGTTCAAAATCCGACGCCAGATGCCGAGGGCAATATCATCATGACCCTTGAGGATGGCGCACCTGAGAACTTTGTCAGCATTGACCGTGACATTATGGTTCTGGCCAATCCTGAGATTGCCCAATTGCCCAACTGGGTTATCGCCCTGGTAGCAGCGGGTGGCATGGCGGCAGCTCTCTCTACTGCGGCTGGCCTGCTGCTGGTTATCTCAAGCTCGGTTGCCCACGACGTACTGGCCAAAGTTGTGTTGAAAGGCAAAATGAGTGACAAGGCTGAGCTGCTGGCAGCAAGGTTAGCGGCGGCAGTGGCCATCTGTATCGCCGGCCTGCTGGGGATCTATCCGCCAGGGTTTGTGGCCCAGGTGGTGGCGTTTGCCTTCGGCCTGGCAGCAGCGTCCTTCTTCCCCGTCATCATCATGGGTGTATTCTCCAAGCGCATGAATAAAGAAGGTGCCATTGCCGGCATGTCCGTAGGTCTCACCTTCACCTTCATCTACATCGTCTATACTCGCTTTATCAACCAGGATCCCGAAATCTGGTGGTTCGGCATCTCTCCCGAGGGCATCGGTACTCTGGGCATGATCCTCAATATGGTTGTCGCCTTCACCGTCTCTCGCATGACCTCGCCACCACCGGCTCACATTCAGGAGCTCATCGAGGATATCCGCATACCCAAAGGGGCTGGCGGCGCGACACACCACTGA
- a CDS encoding cell division protein FtsQ/DivIB: MSSRFTVALTVATLVALLGFGYSAYQYYHSVTFIPLRAVLKESHYYADEEKITTLFTNYLGTSIVSVDIDEVAKDLGQLPWVKSVAVFRHFNGLVKLVFSEYQPGYTIKTQDNHRHYVSSDGFVVETVREATNQKLQYRGIELPEIEIARKGPLKNGEYIPQTFLLYSLAESMPEEIFEEFAIRIEKGGLVLVKNSMEVFIGEVKYPRKSRALQAITSEPRAFYLNYDVHIDENTIYINESLGN, translated from the coding sequence ATGAGCAGCCGATTCACTGTAGCTCTCACAGTTGCCACTCTTGTAGCTTTGCTGGGCTTTGGCTACAGCGCTTATCAATATTACCACAGTGTAACGTTTATTCCTCTGCGAGCCGTTTTAAAGGAAAGTCACTATTACGCTGACGAAGAAAAAATTACCACACTATTTACAAATTATTTAGGGACGAGTATTGTTAGTGTTGATATAGACGAAGTGGCAAAAGATCTGGGGCAATTGCCCTGGGTGAAAAGTGTGGCTGTTTTTCGGCACTTCAATGGTCTAGTCAAACTTGTTTTCTCTGAATATCAACCCGGCTACACCATCAAGACACAGGATAATCACCGCCACTATGTCTCTTCGGACGGGTTTGTAGTGGAAACGGTGAGAGAAGCCACGAACCAGAAACTCCAGTATCGGGGCATTGAACTACCAGAAATCGAAATAGCCCGTAAGGGACCTCTGAAGAACGGTGAGTATATTCCTCAGACCTTTTTACTCTACTCTCTCGCCGAGAGTATGCCTGAAGAAATATTTGAGGAATTTGCTATACGTATTGAAAAAGGCGGTCTGGTACTGGTAAAAAACTCTATGGAAGTTTTTATAGGCGAGGTAAAATATCCCCGCAAAAGTCGGGCACTGCAGGCCATTACCAGTGAGCCCCGCGCCTTTTATCTCAACTACGATGTACATATCGACGAAAACACGATTTATATTAATGAAAGCTTGGGGAACTAA
- a CDS encoding cation acetate symporter, translated as MIYAQSNLAIILFVLFVAVVLGLTFYLARKTTSAAGYYAAGGGVHWFTNGVAFAGDYLSAASFLGIAGMIAVVGFDGWMYSLGYLGGWIVALFLVAEPLKRLGKFTFTDALDSKFNSKAIQLMAGISTLVVSIFYLIPQMVGAGTLVTPLLGLPHAAGVVIVGVIVTIIVASAGMASTTMVQFLKGALLIIFSTVLVVMLLFRGLSTEPDPYAGQQYYQFGEIEVSVAADGSLQLPAGSGYELAGEWQGSVYEERGYARLKSLEDGYETIWRIEESADGSKRLVEALYQETLADGTRLFNGAPAEEGRFVPVGHAKEIVIDGENVMQTGPMGPLAFLTALRDSTIVLWGTDHMRDGQNTVVVYYQKPTPGNEVLRPGIMLQVENATLIQQLNFISLMLALFCGTAALPHILIRYYTVPSQADARKSTIVAIALIGFFYILTLYLGLGAMTGGVTNVMDSNMSAPLLSLSFGVILFAIISSIAFATVLGTVAGLIVASSGALAHDLLDNFAGVKFSDKGKVLAGKIAAISVGGLAIYLGILFEGMNVSFLVGWAFAIAASANLPAILMLLFWKKTTAWGIAASVGTGIVSALGLILVSPDMYTRYGLLPQDAPMVLNNPGIISIPLSFLALIVVSLLTQKHNEGLASEGEEATS; from the coding sequence ATGATCTACGCCCAGTCCAACCTCGCCATTATTCTCTTTGTTCTCTTTGTTGCCGTCGTTCTTGGTCTGACATTCTATCTGGCTCGCAAAACAACCTCAGCTGCTGGTTACTACGCTGCAGGCGGTGGGGTTCACTGGTTTACCAACGGGGTCGCTTTCGCCGGTGACTACCTTTCGGCTGCCTCCTTCCTGGGTATTGCTGGTATGATTGCCGTAGTCGGCTTTGACGGCTGGATGTACTCTCTCGGGTACCTGGGTGGCTGGATTGTCGCCCTGTTTCTCGTCGCTGAGCCTCTCAAGCGCCTGGGCAAGTTTACCTTTACCGACGCCCTGGACTCAAAATTTAACTCCAAAGCAATTCAGCTCATGGCAGGTATCAGTACCCTGGTGGTCTCCATTTTCTACCTGATTCCACAAATGGTTGGTGCCGGCACCTTGGTAACCCCGCTGCTAGGCCTGCCCCACGCTGCCGGTGTTGTTATCGTTGGTGTTATTGTTACCATTATCGTTGCCTCGGCTGGTATGGCCTCTACCACCATGGTGCAGTTCCTTAAAGGCGCTTTGTTGATCATTTTCTCAACTGTTCTGGTGGTCATGCTTCTCTTCCGCGGTCTCAGCACCGAGCCAGACCCCTATGCGGGCCAGCAATACTATCAGTTTGGCGAAATAGAAGTGAGCGTTGCCGCCGACGGGTCGCTGCAACTGCCTGCCGGCAGTGGCTATGAGCTAGCTGGTGAATGGCAAGGCTCTGTCTATGAAGAGCGGGGCTACGCTCGCCTCAAGTCTCTTGAAGACGGATACGAAACCATCTGGCGTATAGAGGAATCTGCCGATGGAAGCAAGCGCTTGGTGGAAGCTCTCTATCAAGAAACCTTGGCTGATGGCACTCGACTCTTCAACGGTGCTCCAGCCGAAGAGGGTCGTTTCGTACCAGTTGGTCATGCAAAAGAAATTGTTATTGACGGCGAAAATGTTATGCAGACTGGCCCCATGGGTCCCCTGGCGTTCCTGACTGCTCTGCGTGACAGCACCATTGTCCTCTGGGGCACTGACCATATGCGTGATGGCCAAAACACCGTTGTTGTGTACTACCAAAAGCCAACTCCTGGTAACGAAGTGCTGCGCCCTGGCATCATGCTGCAGGTGGAAAACGCCACCCTGATTCAGCAACTGAACTTCATCTCCCTTATGCTGGCTCTGTTCTGTGGTACTGCCGCGCTGCCCCACATTTTGATTCGCTACTACACCGTTCCCAGCCAGGCTGATGCACGTAAGTCGACGATTGTCGCCATTGCCCTGATTGGCTTCTTTTACATCCTGACCCTCTACCTGGGACTGGGTGCCATGACTGGCGGTGTTACCAACGTCATGGACAGTAACATGTCAGCGCCACTGCTTTCACTCTCGTTTGGCGTAATTCTCTTTGCCATCATCTCATCCATTGCCTTTGCTACAGTGCTGGGGACAGTTGCCGGCCTGATTGTTGCCTCATCAGGTGCGCTGGCTCACGACCTGCTGGACAACTTTGCCGGGGTCAAGTTCTCTGACAAAGGCAAGGTACTGGCAGGCAAAATTGCCGCTATCAGTGTCGGTGGCTTGGCCATCTATCTGGGCATTCTGTTTGAAGGGATGAACGTCAGCTTCCTGGTGGGCTGGGCCTTTGCCATCGCGGCATCAGCCAATCTCCCCGCCATTCTTATGCTGCTGTTCTGGAAAAAGACGACCGCCTGGGGTATTGCTGCCTCAGTGGGCACCGGTATCGTTTCCGCCTTGGGCCTGATTCTGGTATCACCAGATATGTACACCCGCTACGGACTGCTTCCCCAGGATGCGCCCATGGTTCTCAACAACCCCGGTATTATATCAATCCCGTTGAGCTTCCTGGCGCTTATAGTGGTCTCACTGCTGACCCAGAAGCACAACGAGGGCTTGGCTTCCGAAGGGGAAGAAGCTACCAGCTAG
- a CDS encoding DUF485 domain-containing protein, translated as MGHGPAVKLGKDNASPYKAKLGIKLFWFYALLYMGFVVINLNWPTLMATHMLGMNFALAYGLGLIIIAMIMAFIYNHMCTKAEREMNKEEEALG; from the coding sequence ATGGGTCACGGACCAGCAGTCAAACTCGGCAAGGACAATGCCTCGCCGTACAAGGCCAAGCTGGGCATCAAACTCTTCTGGTTTTATGCCCTCCTCTACATGGGTTTTGTTGTCATTAACCTCAACTGGCCAACTCTTATGGCCACCCACATGCTGGGAATGAACTTTGCTTTGGCATATGGCCTGGGCCTCATTATTATTGCCATGATCATGGCCTTCATCTACAACCACATGTGCACAAAAGCAGAGCGTGAGATGAACAAGGAAGAGGAGGCTCTCGGATGA
- the ftsA gene encoding cell division protein FtsA → MSKDAAEKKNILVGLDIGTTKVSVVVGQVKSDASINIIGIGRAETRGIRKGVVVNIDQTVDAIRKAVNEAQLMAGVTIRDVYVSIAGAHTKGINSRGVIAIKNREVSQEDIDRVIESARAVDISLDRQIIHVLPQEYVVDGQDSIKDPLGMSGVRLEIEVHIVTASKTSIENLFKSCTRAGLNILSPVLSQLATSYAVLAHDERDLGVAVVDIGGGTTDVAIIVEGSPWHTCSIPFGGVNITNDIAIALKTPFKEAERIKVSYGCASIRPQDENAIVEVPGVGGREPKRLSRYVLSQIMNPRLVEILGWVKKEIVSAGLEDRITSGIVLTGGTSQLEGASSEAAKVFGTELRSGVPAKFGGLVDIASSPEYSTAVGLVLYAATENPYMLEEHREGDHGNLANATSGSMKKIGQKAKKLFDEFF, encoded by the coding sequence ATGTCAAAAGATGCGGCGGAAAAAAAGAACATACTGGTCGGTCTCGACATAGGAACCACCAAAGTCAGTGTTGTGGTGGGACAAGTCAAGAGCGACGCCTCAATTAATATTATTGGTATTGGCCGGGCTGAAACCCGCGGCATCCGCAAGGGCGTGGTGGTGAATATCGACCAGACGGTCGACGCTATCCGCAAGGCGGTCAACGAAGCACAACTCATGGCCGGAGTCACCATTCGTGATGTCTATGTCAGCATCGCCGGAGCCCACACTAAAGGAATCAACTCCCGCGGCGTTATCGCCATCAAGAATCGCGAAGTAAGCCAGGAAGACATTGATCGGGTGATAGAGTCTGCCCGAGCAGTGGACATTTCATTGGACCGCCAAATTATACATGTTCTCCCACAGGAATATGTTGTCGACGGCCAGGACTCTATCAAGGATCCACTCGGCATGAGCGGTGTGCGCCTAGAGATAGAAGTACACATTGTCACCGCCTCCAAGACCTCAATAGAAAATCTCTTCAAAAGCTGCACCCGTGCCGGACTTAATATTCTCTCCCCGGTACTCAGCCAGTTAGCTACCTCCTACGCGGTTCTGGCCCATGACGAGCGGGACCTCGGAGTAGCCGTGGTAGATATAGGCGGCGGAACCACCGACGTAGCAATCATTGTTGAAGGCAGCCCTTGGCATACCTGCAGCATCCCCTTCGGAGGAGTCAACATCACCAATGACATCGCTATTGCCCTTAAAACTCCATTTAAGGAAGCTGAGCGAATCAAAGTCAGCTATGGTTGCGCCAGTATTCGGCCCCAGGATGAAAATGCCATCGTGGAGGTTCCAGGTGTAGGGGGACGAGAACCCAAGCGCCTTTCCCGCTATGTACTGAGCCAGATTATGAATCCTCGCTTAGTAGAAATACTGGGTTGGGTAAAAAAAGAAATCGTCAGTGCCGGACTGGAGGACCGCATCACCAGTGGCATTGTTTTAACCGGTGGAACCAGCCAACTTGAAGGAGCCAGCAGCGAAGCTGCTAAAGTTTTTGGCACTGAACTGCGATCCGGCGTGCCAGCCAAATTCGGTGGCCTCGTGGATATCGCCAGCTCACCAGAGTACTCTACCGCTGTAGGGCTCGTACTCTACGCCGCTACTGAAAACCCATACATGCTGGAGGAGCACCGTGAGGGTGACCATGGAAATCTGGCCAATGCTACCAGCGGCTCCATGAAAAAAATCGGCCAAAAAGCTAAAAAACTTTTTGATGAGTTCTTTTAA
- a CDS encoding pyridoxal phosphate-dependent aminotransferase — MSYVKSQHLCDVNYEIRGKIAQKSGELLRSGHNIIELNIGNPAQFGFRVPEAINQAITQNIIQAEAYSDSKGIFPARQAVVNETQLQNIEDVRIENVFLGNGVSELIMMSMEAFLNPGDEILVPSPDYPLWTAAVRLAGGKAVHYNCREDREWNPDLADMEAKITSRTKGVVVINPNNPTGAVYDKETLLEIVDLCRVHGLVLYSDEIYNKILYDDIEHHPMAALSNDVLTVTYGGLSKVYRAAGYRVGWMFFSGPVREAEDYIDGITLLASMRLCSNALGQWGVQAALGGIQSIFSLTSPGGRLYSQRNAIYERLSAIEGINCVKPKGALYAFPSFDLRRFRFKNDEDFVYRFLSDQQVLLVQGRGFNYFSDSHFRVVFLPQVDLIHNAMDRLEEFLRENQA; from the coding sequence ATGTCGTATGTCAAATCCCAGCATCTGTGCGATGTAAATTATGAAATACGCGGCAAAATCGCCCAGAAATCTGGTGAGCTGCTGCGTTCCGGCCACAATATCATTGAACTGAACATTGGCAATCCAGCCCAGTTTGGCTTTCGGGTTCCGGAGGCTATCAACCAGGCTATCACCCAGAACATCATCCAGGCAGAGGCCTACAGTGACTCCAAAGGTATTTTCCCAGCACGCCAGGCAGTAGTTAACGAAACCCAGCTGCAGAACATAGAAGACGTGCGCATAGAGAATGTCTTCCTTGGCAATGGAGTCAGTGAACTCATTATGATGTCCATGGAAGCCTTTCTCAATCCTGGCGATGAAATACTGGTACCCTCACCGGACTACCCCTTGTGGACCGCAGCGGTGCGACTGGCTGGTGGCAAGGCTGTTCACTATAACTGCCGCGAAGACCGAGAGTGGAACCCGGATCTAGCTGACATGGAGGCCAAAATAACCTCCCGCACCAAGGGAGTTGTGGTCATAAACCCGAACAACCCCACCGGAGCGGTTTACGACAAGGAAACGCTGCTGGAGATCGTCGACCTGTGCCGGGTACACGGCCTGGTTCTCTACAGCGATGAGATTTACAATAAGATCCTCTACGACGATATAGAGCATCACCCTATGGCAGCGCTGTCCAACGATGTACTGACTGTCACCTATGGTGGACTGAGCAAGGTCTACCGGGCAGCGGGTTATCGGGTTGGGTGGATGTTCTTCAGCGGCCCGGTGCGCGAGGCCGAGGACTATATCGATGGCATCACCCTGCTGGCCAGTATGCGTTTGTGCTCCAATGCCCTGGGGCAGTGGGGAGTTCAGGCAGCGCTGGGGGGAATTCAATCTATCTTTTCGCTCACATCGCCGGGCGGTCGCCTTTACAGTCAGCGCAATGCCATTTATGAACGCCTGAGCGCGATTGAAGGCATAAACTGCGTCAAACCCAAAGGGGCGCTGTATGCCTTCCCGTCCTTTGACTTGCGCCGCTTTCGCTTTAAAAATGACGAGGATTTTGTCTACCGCTTCCTCAGCGATCAGCAGGTACTGCTGGTACAGGGACGTGGATTTAACTATTTCAGCGACAGCCACTTCCGGGTCGTCTTCTTACCGCAGGTTGACCTTATTCACAACGCCATGGACCGTCTGGAAGAGTTTCTGCGGGAAAACCAGGCATGA
- a CDS encoding D-alanine--D-alanine ligase family protein yields the protein MSLHVGLLMGGTSREREVSLQSGQGIGAALQSLGHQVTKIDPAVSGDLAKASSVDVVYNTLHGGTGENGVIQGYLEMLGIPSTGTGVTGSAVAMDKVITKKVAVASGIPTPHFAVYSEEQRANLLQTIGASSLTFPLVVKSPCEGSSIGVHLVNNEAELQAALDDCFDLDLCVLIEEYIEGYEVTCGFIGTEVLPLVGIVAGKTFYDYEAKYSRSDTTYHLPARLDESVAAQLVRYSSTLSRTLRLRGTYRVDFLVRHNIPYLLEINTNPGMTPTSLIPKAAQLRDWDFATVVERVLQDTLG from the coding sequence ATGAGCCTGCACGTGGGATTGCTGATGGGAGGAACTTCCCGGGAACGAGAGGTTTCCCTGCAGAGTGGGCAGGGAATAGGTGCCGCCCTGCAGTCCCTTGGACATCAAGTGACCAAAATAGATCCCGCTGTCTCCGGAGACCTGGCAAAAGCCTCAAGCGTAGATGTTGTCTACAACACCCTGCATGGAGGCACCGGTGAAAACGGCGTTATCCAGGGATATCTTGAGATGCTGGGCATCCCCTCCACGGGAACCGGAGTCACGGGAAGTGCGGTTGCTATGGACAAGGTCATCACGAAAAAAGTAGCCGTAGCCAGCGGGATTCCCACCCCCCACTTTGCTGTCTATAGCGAGGAGCAACGCGCAAACCTTCTGCAGACGATTGGCGCCTCCAGCCTCACCTTCCCCCTGGTAGTCAAGTCGCCCTGCGAAGGCTCAAGCATCGGTGTCCACCTGGTAAACAACGAGGCCGAACTACAAGCAGCTTTGGATGACTGCTTTGACCTTGACCTTTGTGTGCTCATCGAGGAGTACATTGAAGGCTATGAGGTAACCTGTGGCTTTATTGGCACAGAAGTGCTGCCCCTGGTGGGTATTGTAGCCGGTAAAACCTTTTACGACTACGAGGCAAAGTATTCCCGCTCAGACACTACCTATCACCTCCCAGCCCGCCTGGATGAATCGGTCGCGGCACAGCTGGTGCGCTACAGCAGCACCCTGTCCCGCACCCTGCGCCTCCGGGGAACCTACCGTGTTGACTTTCTGGTACGCCACAATATTCCTTACCTGCTAGAGATCAACACCAATCCGGGCATGACCCCAACCAGTCTGATTCCCAAAGCAGCCCAGCTGCGCGACTGGGATTTCGCGACTGTGGTGGAGCGTGTGCTGCAGGACACGCTGGGATAA
- a CDS encoding DUF4212 domain-containing protein, with protein sequence MAENEKDVDLSPQMYWKENVRLLSILLVIWFTVSYGFGIILVDVLDNIRIFGFRLGFWFAQQGSIYVFLILIIVYIRGMAKLDVKYGVQEDQAAKHKK encoded by the coding sequence ATGGCTGAAAACGAAAAAGATGTGGACCTGTCCCCACAGATGTATTGGAAGGAGAACGTTCGTCTTCTCTCCATACTGCTGGTGATCTGGTTCACCGTATCCTATGGCTTTGGTATCATTTTGGTTGATGTGCTTGACAACATCAGAATCTTTGGGTTCAGGCTTGGCTTCTGGTTTGCCCAGCAAGGTTCGATTTACGTCTTCCTCATTCTGATCATAGTTTACATTCGCGGTATGGCTAAACTGGACGTCAAATATGGCGTACAGGAAGACCAGGCAGCGAAGCACAAGAAGTAA
- a CDS encoding carbonic anhydrase, with product MDRLYQGTVRFRESDYQDHKELFQQLKQKQSPHTLFIGCSDSRVVPSLITQTLPGELFVVRNVANIVPPYRDTNEYVATLSAIEFAIKALKVENIVVCGHSNCGGCNALYAPEEKLNEVPHVKKWLEISHPVRDSIQKEYPAVEEEKREWMTAQMNVVHQMQNLLTYPYISERYESGTLNIIGWYYIIETGEVFNYNRQSGEFELITENYCF from the coding sequence GTGGATCGACTTTATCAAGGAACGGTTCGCTTTCGTGAAAGCGACTATCAGGATCACAAGGAGCTTTTTCAGCAACTTAAGCAGAAGCAGTCTCCCCATACACTGTTTATTGGCTGCTCGGATTCGCGGGTAGTTCCCAGTCTTATTACCCAGACATTGCCAGGGGAACTTTTTGTGGTGCGCAACGTGGCGAACATTGTTCCGCCCTACCGGGACACCAATGAGTATGTGGCCACCCTCTCGGCCATTGAATTCGCCATCAAGGCCCTCAAGGTCGAAAATATTGTCGTCTGTGGCCACTCTAACTGCGGCGGCTGTAACGCCCTCTACGCTCCAGAGGAAAAGCTCAACGAAGTGCCTCATGTCAAGAAGTGGCTGGAGATATCCCATCCGGTCCGGGATAGCATTCAGAAAGAGTATCCTGCTGTCGAAGAAGAGAAGCGAGAGTGGATGACTGCCCAGATGAATGTAGTACACCAGATGCAGAATCTGCTCACCTATCCTTACATATCCGAGCGCTATGAATCCGGCACCCTCAATATTATTGGCTGGTACTATATTATCGAGACTGGCGAGGTCTTTAATTACAACCGGCAGAGTGGTGAGTTTGAGTTGATAACCGAGAATTACTGCTTTTGA